One genomic segment of Terrihabitans soli includes these proteins:
- a CDS encoding FAD-dependent oxidoreductase, with product MLGPRIRVAVLGGGFQGACIALELAARGIRCDLYERNALCLAEASCHNHGKIHLGFGYGKDPSLETAKLMVRGALTFERSLQRWIGSTASLTARSSFAYAVHKDSHVEADAFEAHCVKVSELLREATNGKGTDYFGSDVLQPADRMSRTEINAEFEREIVTGGVRTPEIAIDPEALAKLVRARLQSEPSIVLHAGRVVTSVKPADTGLTVASKAGDAVSEERYDFVVNTLGPGRFKVDAELGLMPKRPWLYRFRYVLRAEADPPQRLRSTTIVSGPFGDIVSYGGGAVCLSWYPADLAASSKDLTPPAIPVQLTGAKGAELRDKVLKGLTAVVPDVARVTLSKPVIKGGWMVNWGAAGIEDPHSELHRPFTVGVHRHGPYVSVDTGRLTLVPLFAEQAVRLMEA from the coding sequence ATGCTGGGACCAAGGATTCGCGTTGCCGTCCTGGGCGGCGGGTTTCAGGGCGCGTGCATCGCGCTCGAGCTCGCCGCGCGCGGGATCCGTTGCGATCTATACGAGCGCAACGCGCTCTGCCTCGCCGAGGCCTCCTGCCATAACCACGGCAAAATACATCTGGGCTTTGGATACGGGAAAGATCCGAGCCTTGAGACGGCAAAGCTGATGGTGCGCGGCGCGCTCACCTTCGAACGGTCCCTGCAGCGCTGGATCGGTTCGACAGCAAGCCTCACAGCGCGCTCGTCATTTGCCTATGCGGTGCACAAAGACAGCCATGTCGAGGCCGATGCGTTCGAAGCGCATTGCGTGAAAGTCTCCGAGCTGCTGCGGGAGGCAACGAACGGCAAAGGCACCGACTATTTCGGCAGCGATGTGCTGCAGCCCGCCGACCGCATGTCGCGCACCGAAATCAACGCCGAATTCGAGCGCGAGATCGTCACCGGCGGCGTGCGCACACCGGAAATTGCCATCGATCCGGAAGCTTTGGCAAAGCTTGTCCGGGCGCGGCTCCAGAGCGAGCCCTCGATCGTCCTCCACGCCGGACGGGTGGTGACAAGCGTAAAACCCGCAGATACCGGCCTGACCGTCGCCTCGAAAGCGGGCGATGCCGTCAGCGAAGAGCGCTACGATTTCGTCGTCAATACGCTCGGACCCGGCCGGTTCAAGGTCGATGCCGAACTCGGACTGATGCCGAAGCGTCCCTGGCTCTACCGCTTCCGCTACGTCCTGCGCGCTGAAGCCGATCCGCCGCAGCGCCTGCGTTCGACGACCATCGTCTCCGGACCGTTCGGCGATATCGTCTCTTATGGCGGTGGCGCAGTCTGCCTGTCCTGGTATCCGGCCGATCTCGCCGCCTCCTCGAAAGACCTCACGCCGCCGGCAATCCCCGTTCAGCTTACCGGCGCCAAAGGCGCCGAACTGCGCGACAAGGTCCTCAAAGGCCTGACTGCGGTCGTGCCGGACGTCGCCCGGGTCACCTTGTCCAAGCCCGTGATCAAGGGCGGCTGGATGGTCAATTGGGGCGCAGCCGGCATCGAGGACCCCCACAGCGAGCTTCACCGGCCCTTCACGGTCGGAGTCCACCGCCACGGCCCCTATGTGAGCGTGGATACCGGCAGGCTGACCCTCGTTCCCCTCTTCGCCGAGCAGGCCGTCCGGCTCATGGAAGCCTGA